The genomic DNA TCAGGGGTATCTTATCCTCAACTGCAATGCTAAACTTTAGCTAGTACAAAAATTCCTCATTACATGGGTGAAAAAGTAGGCAGATATAAGATATTCTTCACTACTTTCCTAAATCAATGAGGCTTTGATACTATCCTTGGGAGAGCTTTGGCAAGTTTCCATGCTTTTATGGTGTATAGAAGAACTAAACACTACATGCCTAATTTTCATCTTAGACTTGCCATATTTTAGCAATCAAAGCTACCATGCACCAAATACCATGTAAATGTACCTTCTTGATAACTTCACTCTTTAGCTGATAGTTTGCAGCTTCCAAAAGCATTTTTCCTGACAATCTCCTTGCTAACTTTTACAGTATGGAGAATATATTAAAACCACCATCaagaaaattacataaaatactaGACGTCATCCACTTACCCAATTATATATCCTTCCAAGTGTAAGCATCCCACCACCCTAAAAAGGATAAAATCACAAGCAAGGGAAGTACCAATAAGACATGCTTGATacagaaataataaaatatggacTGCCACTGTGCTTGCCTAGCCTGGAGCAGAATATTTcctaaatacatatattattgaCTAGAAAACAAGATGAGtaagtttaaattaaacaaCCTTCAAAATCATTGAACTTAGCTCTGGTGCTCCACCCTTCAAAGCAGTAAGAGCCTGGACCTTCCACTTATCAAGACCAAGTTCCAATGTATCCTCACTACTAGAAGTCCCAAATCCTTGTTCACTGCATATATGTAAGTGCTTACTAGCATCTAGGTTTTCATCCAAAAAGGAAACATCAATAAATTGTTATTCATGATTGAAAAGCACCCGAAACTAAAAATAAAGAGCATATCCTAAAAAGCATACGATAACATACATGGTCCTAAAATGTTCTTGTACTCAAATATGGGGTTGAAATTGTGTAGTACATGAAGGTTCACAATTATAGCTTTAAGTATCAAATAGTTGAGTTGTCTTAACATGTTATTTTGATTATGTTAAGTGGTAGCAGTTCAAACAAAAAACATCAGGTAGTTAATATAGGAAATATTAACAGGTTCTTACTAGTATTTTGTTGCAGATTATCCTCCTTACATGTCCTTTTATCAACTTAACTGATTCAACTTAACCATTTCATATTAACATTAGTTGTTAGATCTGTTAACTAAGCGTATACCGTCAGTAAAACAAGCCAGAACACATAATAGTCATCAATACTAAATTCAATGCATATTTTAAATCCCATCTGAGTTTGCTGCAATATGCTATGTAATTACTCATTCACTATTCAAAATGTAGATAACGTAATGAAAAAAGAGGTTGGCTTATCTTAACAGaaactcaaatcaaacacaACGTCCGGAATGACGGAAGTATACACTGAACCCTAGAATGACAAATCTTGAGAATGGTACTAGAAGCACGATTTATCAATGGCTAACTGTAGATTTCCACAAAAGGCGATAAAGGCTACACAGAGCATTCTTCAGGTCAAGTCTTGAAACATCTGCATTCACACAGATGCCAAGCACCTAATACCCTTTGGAGAAACAAAATACAATGATTCTGCAAGATTGGTTGAATCTTTACTGTGATTACCATGTCCAAGCAAAAGTACAATTGTGTAACACAATCATTTcccaatatttaaaatatgtttttagatGTGTCATCAGCCCCTTATTAAAATGGATGGTGAGATTTAACAGAAAAATAGAGAAGAAAGTGCTGAATTTATAAAGTCATCCAAAAAACCAAATACCTTCCATACTCCTGTAGCAGATGAAGGAAGATTTCTGCTTCCAAATCTTCAGTTGGCAATTTGCTAGAACAacgtatatttaattttttcttcacaCCTAGCAAGATATCTCTATATGTTGGCCTCCAACCCCTTCCATGAATAAAGCAATAAACATCAAAATTAGGATAATTGGTGACAACAGAAACACCTATGCTTCCTTCCACTTGAAGCATGATTATATGTGTTAGGAGGTAAATCTAATGATCTCCATATAAGAACAATTAGAGATATAGCACAAACTGTTAAGAATTTCCCTATTGGAAAAACATAGATGTACACCAGAAGAATAAAAATCTGGTTATCTTAAAATTAATCGTGAATACAAAAGCAGTTATTGTTGAAATATACCTTAACGTATAGCGTGCATCAGCTGCAAGGAACAAGAACCTAGACTCAAGGTTTTCTATAAAATCTTCTCGTTCTTCAGGATCCTCCTCAATGAAGAAGCGGTCACTTTTTGGGTTAATAATTGACTTCAACAAAGGACTAAAATAACTGGAACAACAGAAATTTTATCTCTGAGTGATGAGAAAATTGAACAACATTCATCGAGTTCTTAACTTGCTTGAGAGCAAGATGTTTCAATGAAACATGGATCTACATTAACTCATGAGTAGCACAGAATAAACTACAGAAGAAAAGTATAACTCACCTTGGACCAAAAAGAATCCTTTCAAGTTCATACAACTCATTATCTGTTGCAAGTTCAAGCACAGACCGAAGATCTGGATCAAATGCACCTGCATATTAAATCATCTAGCTTCATGTTTCCATTTATGTAAGAACTATTCTCCTATGTCTCAATCTTGGACTTTATTAAAACATGCCCAAACTAGACAGTCAATGCCCCCAAACTGAGCACAATTCACCCTTTCTTTATccaattaaacaaaacaaatggAATCATAAGAGATTCAGAACTATGCTCGACTTCCTtttttgactttatttattGTACACAGATTTTCATCATCACTTACCGTCACTCTGAGCCTGTTTAGCGATTGCAGCACTAGGATGAAGTATGCGTGTGGCACCACAGCATTGCAAAGAGAACCTTAAAATCTACAAATCGTATGCAAGAGTTAGAAGCAGAAAATAAACACTCACACAGAGAAAATACAAGAAGTAAACTAGTTGAAAGGAAGTTAAATTTGCTATAGTACTCTGTGATAGCTGAATTTAGTAGTTGGCAATAAAAACACAAACGAAACCGATTGACATCTGCAATTATGAGCATTGAACTGAGGATGCGCTGCAAAGCGTGGTTGTCCTCTGTACAATGTTGGTGGACAAATTGTGGCATTGGCAGCAGTAGCTGCTACCATCGCAGTGACAGTCAACTCGAAAATAGTGATCGCTGACAAAATTATGCACAGAAAATCATTACTCAGTGCATTTCGACAACAATAGAGATTTTAATTTTGACATGACAACAAATGAGAACGCGGCAAACAAAAGATCGTAAGAAGTCTAGCGATTTCTAAAGTAGATACAAAACAACAAGCTCTCTCCATGTAGAAATGTCATCATAAGTGAAGAATTCATAAAGAAGTAAGGAATCCGAAGTAGAAATGAAGACGAGAAAAGAGTACGATCCACTCACCACCACCGTCCGCCGCTCTAGTTCGTTCTCCGGCGAGCAACTGTACAAATGATTTCGCTTCTTTTTTTCAGACAAATTCTGTTCACTTACTTGGGCCTTATTTGCATTTATTTAGATAATgttatgtattataaaataaagtccaACTTTGCCCTCAAACTATTTCTTGCACGTTTTTAACCCTAAACTTTTTATTTCACAACATTAACATTGAACTTATCAGGTTCACTTCATATTATATCTTTGGAGGCATCCCTAATTTGTTGTTgtgtttcatatatattttaatgtattttattaacgtttgattttttttattaagtatatatataattttaaatatcttttaaaaacaacgacaaattaaaaaaaaaatgggacaacggattaagtatatagcccgcaaacacacttaatcaggCGTAGAAGGGTTCAAACCCAgaaacttagggttagtattcACCTCTTATGGTCGTTAGGCTAGAAGAAGTGATAACAAAGGCAAgcaaattataacattaaaaaaataaacaaaaaaattacattacTCAATAGGTTATCAAACTTGTAGATTCTCGAGAAAAACGAACAACTCTTTAACTTACACTACCGATTTTCCGAAAAAAATCTAAGAAATAATCTTAATAAGAATaacaatattatgaataaaatgaatcAGATGACTCATATCTTTAAAATTAGACGATCTCTCTAGTTAGATAGTTGACCATAAAATATTTAGGATTATAACACAAATATGTATGTCTACCTTATCAACAGATCTATATACAAGCctaaaatatttagtatataaatGGTAATAACTACGAAAAATACTGTCGTTATTGATATTTTTCTGTCGATAAAAATAATTAGCGACACTAAACTAGGTAGGtatattttctttgtttgtttgatattgtttGATTAGCGACACtgataaattttatgaaattttttaaacaaggttGATTTTAAATCATAACTGCACCCTTCCATGTTAGTTTCCGAATCAATCCAAATTTCCCAAAATGAATCTAACGACTTCACCCAtgaatctaaataataataatttatagaagatattattattattattaaaacaatttacaaGTTTGTTGTAAGCCAGGTTTGTTGTTGAGAGttaaacaacaaatctccataAACGGAGTTGAGTTCCTCAGAGTGAGGAATCTCCAACAAAGCTCTACTAAAATCTCCACATGAAAACTCTCCCGGCGTCTCTAACATAGctcctccgccgccgccgccgccgccgctaGTACTCCCGTTGCCGCCGATTACAGATTTGTTTCTCTTCTCCGGTGCGCCGCTGTGGTCGGAGGAGTGTGTGGAATTCTTCTCCTCCCATGAATCAACGGAAGATTTCTTGCCCGTGAGGCTCTGAACGACCGACTTAAAGCTCAAGGGATCAGTTTCGACGTAACGGGTGCTTATGTAGACGACCTTGAGCTTGTCGTTGGCAGTACTGGCTGCAGACATGATTGATTAATGAATGTGGGTTGGGATTTGGGAGTGTGAAAAGCCAAGAAGCATGGGGTTTGGTTTATAAAGGTGGGATCTTGATGCAATAGGGCTCGCATTGATGGCATGGACCAGCAACTAGATAAGCCTACTGTCATAATTGAAAAGGATTGCTGTGCTGCTATTAGTACTATCATATAGGAAAACTTCAAACACAAAAAGTCTTGGTCAATGTCCCTTGTCCAAACTAAAGCAACTTGCCGACTAGCAGCCATCTCCAAGATCTTGTTTGATTTCTTTAGTTATTTGattctttttaataaacttgtttgatgaaagatatgttatttgggtttttaattagttaaatttttataatattttttatatttaaatttaaaaaaaataatagagttttagtattttgatgagatggtttagggtttagggtaaaACTCAATTCAAACTAGCTTTAAGGGCTTGtctgatttttaatttttattttaagatatatattattaggaaaacaaaatttattagataaaaagtgaatcatttaaattaatatttaagtgTTATTAAAAAGTATAGAGAggtgaataatttaatattttgattatttaaaacttataagtaatttatatatGATATCAATAGAAGATTTGGATTCAATCCAAAGAATGCCAAGtcttaagaataaataaataatattctaatgttaaaattttcattaagaTTGTTACATTAATGACCTCAACTAGCTAGAGGAAGTGAGGGTGGTCACATAtaggtttatttaaataaacttgactttatttgatatttttctttaagtaaaaaaacatagaattaatatataatgataaatgttttaatattttgatggttaataaaaaaaatggataaaataatgtttgattatggTTACTGTAGTTATATATTCTCTAATATTGTCAGATTccaacattttatatatatattgttagaagCTATAAGACCTCATAACCatgatttttacaatttttgCCCAACTCTTAAGAACATAAGATTCTAACACTTATACAATTCCTTTAACTAAAACATgactaatattataaattttaatatcaataataatgattaataatgTCACAATAGAGGCATGGATTTTGGATCCTTGTTTGATATGGATTTATTTccacataaatttattttattaaaatatatatgaattaattgaatcaattaattatcaaaaatactttaatttgttaaattttaaaaaatatatgaaataaaataagtgtATTTAAAGTTTCACCTGACGTCAATTAATccaataataattacttttttttaccaagttattaattaaaataattaaatattttacctTGTTTTTGTCTCAAAAATTTGAATAAGTTGACATATTTTTCCATTTAGAAAAAACAAATTctaaaaaagtttaatttttattgtttttctgATAATATTTTTCTAGTACAGTGTGTggtgtttgtttttatttacatcattcatattttagttgatgTTACATTTTGTTCAGTCCAGCATCTTGTTTAAACGAATAGTACTTGTAATGGTTGGTGGGTCGTTTGTTATTTATTCATTGTATTGATGATCATTTATCGAGTCTGTCTATCCCAATAAGTTAGCACAATGTAACTCACTAAGTTAGTTGAGATGgcaagaataattttaaaaaaattaaatatcacgATTTCGATTCTGACTTAAACTTCTTAAGTTGAAATGAAAATCATGGTAGCTtcctatattaaaatatcaattgcacaatataataaataataaatacatatttatataattttgttaatttgatttacTCACACTCTATTATtagtcatttaaaaaattattataaaaataaataattagataggataaaataacaattaataactttttattctcttatatatatatatatattaaatattatatatatatatatataataaaacataaatatttatatattttgttaatttgttaatttgatttattacttttcatattattattttaaatatatatatatatatataggtaaaaaaaagatagataaataatttatggaAAGAGAATAgggaaataattaatttatagagtagagaaatatttttttttatgcttAGATATATACTTGTGATAATTttgttacaaaatttattttgctTTTACTTACTTTCTCAATTAAAAGT from Impatiens glandulifera chromosome 9, dImpGla2.1, whole genome shotgun sequence includes the following:
- the LOC124915313 gene encoding uncharacterized protein LOC124915313, whose translation is YAGAFDPDLRSVLELATDNELYELERILFGPSYFSPLLKSIINPKSDRFFIEEDPEEREDFIENLESRFLFLAADARYTLRGWRPTYRDILLGVKKKLNIRCSSKLPTEDLEAEIFLHLLQEYGSEQGFGTSSSEDTLELGLDKWKVQALTALKGGAPELSSMILKGGGMLTLGRIYNWLARRLSGKMLLEAANYQLKSEVIKKGGHLAAINLESRFALLAAKQGVAGAAARYVGLRNTMTLFGPMLWGTFLADVTIQMLGTDYARILRAIYAFAQIRIMRTYRLSSNAGAKV
- the LOC124916694 gene encoding VQ motif-containing protein 10-like, giving the protein MSAASTANDKLKVVYISTRYVETDPLSFKSVVQSLTGKKSSVDSWEEKNSTHSSDHSGAPEKRNKSVIGGNGSTSGGGGGGGGAMLETPGEFSCGDFSRALLEIPHSEELNSVYGDLLFNSQQQTWLTTNL